A part of Maribacter dokdonensis DSW-8 genomic DNA contains:
- a CDS encoding beta strand repeat-containing protein, whose protein sequence is GAGTTVSPFTLDVAADGITNAEIADNSINTENITDGSVGTADLADGNNAGEMIQWNGTDWEYIDPSTLIPATTVSNTSTGNTLSTTVNGVTGAGVPIVNINSLSLNGSNELVSTVNGEASNVIDLTPFVNNDTNEIQDLQLTGDNLTLTNDPTATAIDLSDYRETVTGTNDITVTDDGNGNFTVDYVDGDKSDTNEIQNASQVDITDSANNFTSTDVEGALAELAGQTDDDITAAVLDASNELTISEGTTDVTVDLSSLNETVIGTNDITVTDDGNGNYTVDYVDGDKSDTNEIQNASQVDIADGANNFTSTDVEGALAELAANSTDNQDLSLTGDNLTLTNDPTATAIDLSDYRETVTGTNDITVTDEGNGNYTVDYVDGDKSDTNEIQNASQVDIADSANNFTSTDVEGALAELAANSTDNQDLQLTGDNLTLTNDPTATAIDLSDYRETVTGTNDITVTDDGNGNYTVDYVDGDKSDTNEIQNASQVDITDSANNFTSTDVEGALAELAGQTDDDITAAVLDASNELTISEGTTDVTVDLSSLNETVIGTNDITVTDDGNGNYTVDYIDGDNDSTNELTQRGTGGPTGSPAEGTTYVDTASGQLYVYDSGAWQPVGGSATPGDASDTNELITSFGVVGTNLRITEAGTDFDVPLSDLGTDSQDLSLTGDNLTLTNDPTATAIDLSDYRETVIGANDITVTDDGNGNFTVDYVDGDNDNQNEIELPTGGNNGQVLSTDGSGTYTWVDPDSGPAG, encoded by the coding sequence AGGAGCTGGTACTACGGTAAGTCCTTTTACCTTGGATGTAGCCGCAGACGGTATTACCAATGCCGAAATAGCTGATAATTCCATAAACACTGAAAACATTACCGATGGTTCGGTAGGAACGGCTGATCTTGCCGATGGTAACAATGCCGGAGAAATGATTCAATGGAATGGTACGGATTGGGAATATATAGACCCAAGTACCTTGATTCCGGCAACTACGGTATCCAACACAAGTACAGGAAACACTTTATCGACAACGGTCAATGGTGTTACCGGAGCAGGGGTTCCAATAGTTAATATTAATTCACTTAGTTTAAATGGAAGTAATGAACTGGTTAGTACAGTGAATGGTGAAGCTTCAAACGTTATAGATTTGACTCCGTTCGTAAATAATGATACCAATGAAATTCAAGATTTACAATTAACAGGAGATAATCTAACATTGACAAATGACCCAACAGCAACGGCTATAGATTTATCAGATTATAGGGAAACTGTAACGGGAACAAATGATATCACCGTAACCGATGATGGCAATGGCAACTTTACTGTTGATTATGTAGATGGCGATAAGAGTGATACCAATGAGATTCAGAATGCATCACAGGTAGATATTACGGATAGTGCAAATAACTTTACTTCAACAGATGTAGAAGGTGCTTTGGCTGAATTGGCAGGGCAAACAGATGATGATATTACTGCAGCAGTTTTAGACGCAAGTAACGAACTTACCATAAGTGAAGGAACAACAGATGTAACAGTAGATTTATCATCTTTAAATGAAACGGTAATTGGTACCAATGATATAACGGTAACCGATGATGGTAACGGAAACTATACTGTTGATTATGTAGATGGTGATAAGAGTGATACTAATGAAATTCAGAATGCATCACAGGTAGATATTGCGGATGGTGCAAATAACTTTACTTCAACAGATGTAGAAGGTGCTTTGGCTGAATTGGCAGCAAACAGCACAGATAATCAAGATCTTTCTTTAACGGGAGATAATCTAACATTGACCAACGACCCAACAGCTACTGCAATAGATTTATCAGATTATAGGGAAACTGTAACGGGAACAAATGATATAACGGTAACCGATGAAGGCAATGGCAACTATACTGTTGATTATGTAGATGGCGATAAGAGTGATACCAATGAGATTCAGAATGCATCACAGGTAGATATTGCGGATAGTGCAAATAACTTTACTTCAACAGATGTAGAAGGTGCCTTGGCAGAATTGGCAGCAAACAGCACGGATAATCAAGATTTACAATTAACGGGAGATAATCTAACATTGACAAATGACCCAACAGCTACAGCAATAGATTTATCAGATTATAGGGAAACTGTAACGGGAACAAATGATATCACCGTAACCGATGATGGTAATGGCAACTATACTGTTGATTATGTAGATGGCGATAAGAGTGATACCAATGAGATTCAGAATGCATCACAGGTAGATATTACGGATAGTGCAAATAACTTTACTTCAACAGATGTAGAAGGTGCTTTGGCTGAATTGGCAGGGCAAACAGATGATGATATTACTGCAGCAGTTTTAGACGCAAGTAACGAACTTACCATAAGTGAAGGAACAACAGATGTAACAGTAGATTTATCATCTTTAAATGAAACGGTAATTGGTACCAATGATATAACGGTAACCGATGATGGTAACGGAAACTATACTGTTGATTATATAGATGGTGATAACGACTCCACAAACGAATTAACACAAAGAGGTACAGGCGGTCCAACAGGTTCACCTGCGGAAGGTACCACTTATGTAGACACTGCTAGTGGTCAACTTTATGTATACGATTCTGGTGCATGGCAACCAGTAGGTGGTAGTGCTACACCAGGAGATGCTAGTGATACCAACGAGCTAATAACTTCTTTTGGAGTTGTGGGTACTAATCTTCGTATTACCGAAGCGGGTACTGATTTTGATGTTCCTTTAAGTGATTTAGGAACGGACAGTCAAGATCTTTCTTTAACGGGAGATAATCTAACATTGACCAACGACCCAACTGCAACGGCTATAGATTTATCAGATTATAGAGAAACTGTAATAGGAGCAAATGACATAACTGTTACCGATGACGGAAATGGTAATTTTACTGTCGACTATGTAGATGGCGATAATGACAATCAAAACGAAATAGAGTTGCCAACTGGAGGAAATAACGGTCAAGTACTTTCTACTGATGGTTCAGGAACATATACTTGGGTAGATCCAGATTCAGGTCCTGCAGGTG